The Sporosarcina sp. Te-1 DNA window TCAGCCGGTGAATGATTGATTCACAAGGAAGCTCATGATTATATGTAACGGAGTCACTTGAAGGCTACCTAATGCGGGAGACAATTCCTATGGGAGCGGGCGTGCCCGTTTTCTGAAACTGAGAGGGCAGTTCAGTTATGGACCTTGCCCATGACCAAGAGTATTTGAATAGACAGGAACGTTTGAGCAAAAAGAAAAAGGCTGATTCGCTGCGAAATACCATGGCTGAAATTGGCTTTTTAGTATTAGCAATAGGATTTTTTAATGTGAATTATAAGATACTTGCGTATGCTTGGAATCGATATGTTTATGGAACGGGTGTTAGCGATTCTATCAGCATTTTTATTTTAATTTTCGGTGTGATTCCGCTGTCCTATTTTTCTGCGAAGTATTTAGTGATAATAATTAAGAAATCATGGTAATTTTGAATACATTGCTCTAATAGATGCGGTAGTCATTGAACAAATTGGGAGTGAGGAACATGTATAGTTTTGAAGAAAGAAACGCTTCTTTTGATTATGCTATTAAGGCATTCAGCTCTTCCGATTTAGTGGAAGGGATTGTCCAATTAGGTTCCGGGGTAATTGGGTACAGAGATGAACTCTCCCGCATAAAAAAGAAAAATCAATTAGTAACTTATTGATTTTTCTTTTTTATGTGAGTCTAAAATATCTTCAATGATTATAACTATAAGTGACAATGCTAGCAACTAAACTCCCGCTGAAAGTTTAGGAATTATAAATAAAATTTTAATATAAATGATCTACTTTATTTGAGATGCAATAGGGGTGATAAGATGGATTACGAGTTAATAAAAGAAAGAATAGAAACCGTTGTTTCTAGTATTCAACAGATAGGTGGAGGTGTTCAGGAAGTTGTTATAGAGGAACCAGTCTCTCAAGAGCAGATACTCCAAACAGAAGAACAGCTTGGGGTTAAGTTACCTAAAAGTTTTAAGAAGGTTCTCCAAGAGTTTTCTGGGAATTTCAGCTTACGTTGGTTCTTACCTGATAATAGGGAGCAACCGAATGAGTTTAGAGAAATTTTTTGCGGTACACCTCATTGGAGTTTGGAACTCCTTCCTCAATTTGATGAGGCCCGAAAAGCTTGGATAGACAATGTGTTTCCAAACCCTGAAAATGAATACGATGTTGTTTGGCATAACAAATTAGCATTTTGTGAAGTTGGCAATGGTGATTATTTAGCATTTGATATGAACGACGATATGGACGCTCCGATAGTTTACCTTAGTCACGATGATGGAAAAGGACACGGATATAAGATTGCAAATAATTTCATTGAACTCATTGAGAATTGGTCTAGATTAGGTTTTGTAGGGTGTGAGGATTGGCAGTGGCTACCTTTCACAACAAGTTCTATAAGTGGAATAAATCCAGATGGCGAGGCAGCAAGAAGATTTAGAACTTGGTTGGGACTAAAAATTTGATTATTAAAAGAGCATTGAAACAATTCTCAATGCTCTTTTTGTGCTGTTTTCATTGAATTTTCTTGGTCGAGATAGGTGTTAGGTTATATTCTGATTCCCTGTTGTTTTAGGGGGATCTACTTTGCTCCGAAAAGAGAACCCGTTAGCTCAAGAAAGATTTTGCTTTTTTTTGCGGAATGAGTCCCGGATGCGGGGTTCTGTTCCTGCACGAATTCGTTTTATATTTTCAGTATGTTTCCAAACGGCCATGATAAATAGCAAGGCAGCAATCAGAATCGGCCAGTAGCCATCCAGCCAAATGGCCATTGCCATCAACGTGACATATAACATGAATACGCCAATGACGAGAATGTCCGTTACTAACGCGACCGCAATGAAAAGGACGAGACCCGCTAAACCAAATCGCCAATCGATGGCAAATAATACCCCGATGACCGTTGCTGTCCCTTTTCCTCCGTTGAATTTCATATAAAACGGGAAATTATGGCCGAAAATAACGGCGGCTCCCACTGTGAAAAGAAGCAACGTACTATATTCCGGATCTAAATCAAAATAATTGGAAAGGAGACGGACCGCTACGACTGCGAGAATCCCTTTCCCGATATCAATAATCGCGACTAGGGCGCCATACCGTTTCCCGAGCACAATGAGCGCGTTCGAAGCTCCTGCATTTTTGACACCGGTCTCTTTTAAGTTCACCCCAGACAGCCACTGAGCTACGACAGAACCGTGCAGACAGCCGATTGCATAACCAATAATTGCAATACCAATGATCCATAAGATCATAAAATTCCCCCACATTCAATATGGTTTTATCATACGATGTCTGAATGGACCATTCAATGAATTTTTGATAGATAGGTGAATGGGAGGTGAAGAGTGTCGTTTCTTCAAATGTATTGAAAAACATGATGTAAAAATAAATACTAAACGCAATAAAGATAAATCCAAGACGATACAAAACGTTCAGAACAATTTTTCACTTACCCCTTGACTTTGAAAATAGGAGTCTCTATACTGTTCAACAAGATGAAAAACTGAATCACCCATACTCTTATCAAGAGCGGCGGAGGGACTAGGCCCTGCGATGCCCGGCAACCGGCGAGTGACGAACTTGCAAAGGTGCTACTTCCTACAGAACGTGCGAACGGTCTGAAAGATAAGGGGAGGAATAAGCGAAAGCGTAACCCTCTTCTTAGCGAAAGGGGTTATTTTTTTATTCCTACAAACCCCCAACGCCTCCGCACTGCATCATCCCTGTTGCATTTTCATCTTACACTACAACCACTGGAGGTAATTCAAATGACAAACAACCAACTTCAACCCGAAACTCTACTTTTACACGGCGGCCAAAAGCCTGATCCCGTAACAGGATCCCGGGCAGTGCCGATCCATCGCACCACTTCTTTTGTTTTCCGTGATACAGAACATGCCCAAAACTTATTTGCTCTTCAAGAGGCAGGGAATATATATACACGCATTACGAACCCGACAGTTGCAGTTTTTGAAGAAAGAATCGCATTGTTGGAAGGGGGAACTGCAGCGGTTGCCCTGTCTTCTGGTATGGCAGCGATCGCTTTCTCTATTTTGAACATTGCAGGTGCCGGTGATGAAATCGTAGCAGCCAGCAACTTATATGGCGGTACGTACAACCTGTTCGCCACGACACTACCGCGCTACGGCATTACCGTTAAATTCGTCGATGCAACCGATCCGGAAAATTTCCGTGCGGCTATCACTGATAAGACGAAAGCGCTGTTTGCTGAAACGATCGGAAATCCGAGCTTGCACGTTCTCGATATCGCAGCGGTGGCGAAGGTAGCTCATGAGAATGAAATTCCATTGTTAATTGACAGCACGTTTGCTTCCCCGTATGGCGCAAATCCGATTGAACATGGAGCGGATGTTGTCATTCATTCGGCAACGAAATGGATTGGCGGACATGGCACGACAATCGGCGGAGTCGTCGTCGATGGTGGTAAATTTGACTGGACGAAAGGGAAATTTCCTGGCTTCACCGAGCCGGATGAGACATACCATGGTTTGAGCTATGGAATCGATACGGCAGGCGCGGCATTTGCAACCAAACTACGTGTCCAATTACTGCGCGACTTCGGTCCGTGCCTTGACCCGGATAGTGCCTTCAACTTCTTGCAAGGTTTAGAGACTCTTCATCTGCGCGTGACACGCCATAACGAGAATGCCCGTAAAGTGGCAGAATTCCTGAAAAATCATCCTTCAGTGGAATGGGTGACTTATGTAGGATCAGAAGACCATCCATCGCATGCCAATGCGAAGGTATACTTAAAGAATGGATTCGGCTCCATCCTCGTATTCGGCATCAAAGGCGGACGCGAAGCAGGCCGGAAGGTAATCGATAGTGTAAAGATCTGGTCACATGTGGCTAATGTCGGCGATGCCAAATCATTGATCATCCATCCGGCATCGACAACGCATCAACAACTGTCTGCTGAAGATCTAAAGAACTCAGGCGTTACGGAAGAATTGATTCGTTTATCGGTCGGATTGGAAGCTGCGGATGATATTATTGCAGACCTTGCGCAAGCGATTGAAAAAGCAGTTCCTGTCGCTGTTGAAAAATAATAACGGTGAAGTGAAATAGCGTGTTTGAAAGTGTCTGGCAGAGAGGCGACCTCATTTGGTGCCTGCCGGTATGAAATTGGCGGATACAGTGTCTTATTTGGCACTAGCCGTATGGAATTTGGCGGATTTGGCGTCTCATTTGGCGCCCACCGCATGGAATTTGGCGGGTTCGGTGTCTCATTTGGCACCAGCCGTATGGAATTTGGCGGAATCGGTGTCTCATTTGGCGCCCAACGCATGGAATTTGGCGGGTTCGGTGTCTCATTTGGCACCAGCCGCATGGAATTTGGCGGCTTGAGTGTCTCATTTGGCACCCGACCGTAAGGATTTGGCGGGAGGTGCGTCTCATCCGACGCCTCCCGGCATATTCGGTAAACTTGGCACCCCATTTGGTGCAAATTCCGTCGTGTGTAGAGTCGTGTGAAAGGAAGTGGTCTTGTGCCATCCATTAAAGCGGCCATTCTTGGCTTTGGTACGGTAGGGGAAGGCATCTATCGGATATTGAAAGAAAAAAGGGAACATATAAAGGAACAGACGGGTTATACGATTGACATCGTTGCCATTTTGGTGAAAGATGTGAATAAAAAGCGCCTGGCGACACCGGGTGTCGTCATTACAGATGATATTCGTGACATATGGTCAGGTCCCGCAATTGACGTTGTCTTCGAAGCGATTGTCGGTGAAGAACCGGCTTACACCTATTTATCTGAGGCAATCGAAAAGGGAAGTCATATTATCACAGCAAATAAGAAAATGTTTGCTAAACATGGCCCAGCTTTGGTGAAGCATGCCGAATTCCGCGGCGTCCAAGTCGGATTTGAAGCGACGACGGCAGGGGGCGTTCCCATCATCCGGACAGTAAGCAATCTGATTCAAGGCGATCAAGTTCGCCGCATCCAAGGAATTCTAAACGGGACATCCAATTATATCTTAACGAAGATGAGAGAGGAGCAGCTCCCATTTCAACAGGTCTTGCAGCAAGCGCAGGATCTAGGTTACGCGGAGGCAGATCCAACCGATGATGTTAGCGGCGGTGATGCCTTCCGGAAATTAATGATTCTCAGTTCCTTGGCATTTGACCAGCAGCCGGATTGGAATCATGTACCCGTCGTGGGAGTAGATCATATCGAGCTTCACGATGTGCAGGAGGCTTCAAAAAGCAATCTTCGCTATCGGCATGTCGCCGATGTTTGGCTCAATGAGCAGGGTGGGTTGCAGGCAACGGTCGGCCCGGTGTTGATTGGAGCCGATCATCCACTTCATAGCATCGATGGCGTGGACAACGCTGTCATTGTTGATACGGAATATCTCGGCCAACTCACGCTTGTTGGGCCAGGTGCTGGCATGTACCCGACTGGCAGTGCTATGATCAGCGATTTGCTTCATATAGTAAGGCAACCGAGCAAAGTGTTGGTGAATCAATAAAGAGCAGTTCTTCCTTTCAATGGGAGGAACTGCTCTTTTATTGGCTACAACCGTTTTTTCCGCTGAATGCCCTTCATTTCTTTCTTCAACGCCTTGATCAGCGAGACGATCATCA harbors:
- a CDS encoding glycerol-3-phosphate acyltransferase, whose product is MILWIIGIAIIGYAIGCLHGSVVAQWLSGVNLKETGVKNAGASNALIVLGKRYGALVAIIDIGKGILAVVAVRLLSNYFDLDPEYSTLLLFTVGAAVIFGHNFPFYMKFNGGKGTATVIGVLFAIDWRFGLAGLVLFIAVALVTDILVIGVFMLYVTLMAMAIWLDGYWPILIAALLFIMAVWKHTENIKRIRAGTEPRIRDSFRKKKQNLS
- a CDS encoding homoserine dehydrogenase, which gives rise to MPSIKAAILGFGTVGEGIYRILKEKREHIKEQTGYTIDIVAILVKDVNKKRLATPGVVITDDIRDIWSGPAIDVVFEAIVGEEPAYTYLSEAIEKGSHIITANKKMFAKHGPALVKHAEFRGVQVGFEATTAGGVPIIRTVSNLIQGDQVRRIQGILNGTSNYILTKMREEQLPFQQVLQQAQDLGYAEADPTDDVSGGDAFRKLMILSSLAFDQQPDWNHVPVVGVDHIELHDVQEASKSNLRYRHVADVWLNEQGGLQATVGPVLIGADHPLHSIDGVDNAVIVDTEYLGQLTLVGPGAGMYPTGSAMISDLLHIVRQPSKVLVNQ
- a CDS encoding O-acetylhomoserine aminocarboxypropyltransferase/cysteine synthase family protein; this translates as MTNNQLQPETLLLHGGQKPDPVTGSRAVPIHRTTSFVFRDTEHAQNLFALQEAGNIYTRITNPTVAVFEERIALLEGGTAAVALSSGMAAIAFSILNIAGAGDEIVAASNLYGGTYNLFATTLPRYGITVKFVDATDPENFRAAITDKTKALFAETIGNPSLHVLDIAAVAKVAHENEIPLLIDSTFASPYGANPIEHGADVVIHSATKWIGGHGTTIGGVVVDGGKFDWTKGKFPGFTEPDETYHGLSYGIDTAGAAFATKLRVQLLRDFGPCLDPDSAFNFLQGLETLHLRVTRHNENARKVAEFLKNHPSVEWVTYVGSEDHPSHANAKVYLKNGFGSILVFGIKGGREAGRKVIDSVKIWSHVANVGDAKSLIIHPASTTHQQLSAEDLKNSGVTEELIRLSVGLEAADDIIADLAQAIEKAVPVAVEK
- a CDS encoding SMI1/KNR4 family protein; protein product: MDYELIKERIETVVSSIQQIGGGVQEVVIEEPVSQEQILQTEEQLGVKLPKSFKKVLQEFSGNFSLRWFLPDNREQPNEFREIFCGTPHWSLELLPQFDEARKAWIDNVFPNPENEYDVVWHNKLAFCEVGNGDYLAFDMNDDMDAPIVYLSHDDGKGHGYKIANNFIELIENWSRLGFVGCEDWQWLPFTTSSISGINPDGEAARRFRTWLGLKI